The DNA segment CGTCTTGAGAACTGGTAGCAAAAAGATTTGTCAAAATTACTTCAATTGGAATTCGTTCAGTTAATTGGAGCAACTACAAAAATAGACAACGTACCTTTTGCATTTAAGGGAAAAAAACCCTCGAATCGGTGACGTAATGATGCAAGCTGGTCCGTTTTTGAAGATATATGCCACGTATACACAGAATTACAAAGAGTCCTTGAAAACTCTGGACCATTGGTTAAAAAAGTCTAAGGATTTTGCTTCTGTCATTCGCTTGATAGAGGCCAAATACAAACGTCAGCCTCTACCGTTACAGGTATGTTCCGGGCGgtgtaaaaatttaatggagcatgtttgtttgttggtaTGGGTTGGACTGGCAAAATGCTGTGGCTTATAGTTAACGTACGACCTAACCGTTGGCTTGCAGAGTCACATGGTGACACCCATACAGCGAATCCCTCGCTACAAGTTACTTCTTGAGGATTATCTTAAGGGCTTGTCAGAGGATGCACTGGATAGGAAGGAAACAGAAAAGGCACTGGAGCTCATTGCAGATGTTGCTTCGCATTTGAACGAAACTCTAAAAGTCTTAGTtagttcatttttttattatgagTTAAAGTTGGGTTTTACTACTTGTCATGAAATTCATTGCAGTTGAATAGCCTTAGTTCATCTTCATCCAGGAATATGGTAGATTACTTCGCTacaaattaattgtttaacaTCTTAATAGGCTATTTACAGGATTGTCCATGAGACATATTACGTTCCATGAGATATGGACTCCCTGCTATTCTCCATACGTCCCCATAGACAACCTACTTATTCGTTTTACTCGCCAAATCAACCTTTTTAATAACGAAGGAAAGACGAAGGGAACTTCTGAAAAAACTTTTCGATCTGGAGAATGCGGATTTTGACATAACAAATGTATCAAGAGATTTACTGCAGGAAGGCTTATTAAAAAGACAGGACAATCAGGAAAATAAGCAATATGAAAGTTATATATATTTGGTATGTGGATGGTTATATGATTTACCATGGCATTTGTGTTAAATTACATGTATTTTTAGATGATACATTCTACTTACAACGCAGCTTAGTGACATGCTACTCGACTGTGCTCCACTTCGCAAGCTTCCTCTCAACAAATCGTACAAAGTTCGAGCTAGAATCGATCTTGCAGGTGCGCAGGTTTTTGAGGTCAGAGCCTTTGATGGCTCTCATGGATTCTGCGTGCACGGAATAAAAGAATCGGTGGAATTTGCAACTGAGTAAATTGCCAACGCTGTTTAATTTTAACACAATattaaaaactaaacatttcTACTTGAGTttgcaaaatatgtttttgcttCATTTACTGGCATTCGACAATCCTGAACATAAAGAATCAATAGCTATGTGCTTAACGCGCCACTGCATTAAATATTAGAACAACTGAAGAAAGAAAGAATTGGATACAAGCGATCAAAGAAGCGATCAAGGAGTGCGAATGCAAAATCAATTCTTTCAAAACAACCTCATCCAAAAGTTTCGAAAATCACCTTGATCATCAAACCCCCAGCGGCTCTTTTAAAATCAAAGATGAAGAAATTGGGAAAAGATGTCCTCGTTGGATAAAATATCGTGAAGCATCGATGTGTATGCTTTGCTCAAAGCCCTTTGGGAGATTCAATCGTAAAGATCACTGCAGAGCGTGTGCAAAAGTATGGTTTTGATGTCAAGAAACATTACAGACTAGTATGTAAACTTGACTgagaaaaattattacaatgtATCAagatttcaatgaaatatAAGTAAATAGGAGAACAAAAGTGCCAGAACATATCTTAATTTGACAACTTCACAGGTAGTCTGTCTTGATTGTAGCGACCAGCAGTACATTCTTGACTACGCATATGGTGAAACTCATAGGGTCTGTATTGTTTGCCATCAAATTTTGAACGCAAAGTATCAG comes from the Clavelina lepadiformis chromosome 5, kaClaLepa1.1, whole genome shotgun sequence genome and includes:
- the LOC143460245 gene encoding FYVE, RhoGEF and PH domain-containing protein 4-like isoform X2; the protein is MVTPIQRIPRYKLLLEDYLKGLSEDALDRKETEKALELIADVASHLNETLKVLERRRELLKKLFDLENADFDITNVSRDLLQEGLLKRQDNQENKQYESYIYLLSDMLLDCAPLRKLPLNKSYKVRARIDLAGAQVFEVRAFDGSHGFCVHGIKESVEFATETTEERKNWIQAIKEAIKECECKINSFKTTSSKSFENHLDHQTPSGSFKIKDEEIGKRCPRWIKYREASMCMLCSKPFGRFNRKDHCRACAKVVCLDCSDQQYILDYAYGETHRVCIVCHQILNAKYQVDASELAQKSLLSDFLYFSENSNWRKMTEFWCLVPKNELKVYVFKATRDIKEERIISLEGCKVSCSNECQEQKYCMKLEAKQNIYFLATDDKKLAQNWLYVLSEGSKGKRLKEEDVKNAGSKGPVLPSPIERKTSFFNRVASIRRRK